Proteins from a genomic interval of Thunnus maccoyii chromosome 1, fThuMac1.1, whole genome shotgun sequence:
- the fadd gene encoding protein FADD isoform X2, with protein sequence MVGSVKPANEKISQLSPDELDKLKFLCRDVIGKKDLEKIDSGHRLFQVLGERCKLSADNTKLLSNLLDGIKRPDLSEKLNSFESLSEYSDDQPDEAERAKLEIATQLIAENLGRNWRKLGRKLGFSEVKLESISLKHPTDLEETVIELLKEWRKSRGAQAQTKELIEALRGCQHNLTADKLEDRLANSGS encoded by the exons ATggtaggctcagtgaagccagctaACGAAAAGATATCCcag CTGTCCCCGGACGAGCTGGACAAGCTGAAGTTTCTGTGTCGAGACGTGATCGGAAAAAAAGACCTGGAAAAGATCGACAGCGGACACAGACTGTTTCAGGTCCTGGGGGAGAGATGCAAACTGTCAGCCGACAACACGAAGCTTCTGTCCAACCTCCTCGACGGGATTAAACGACCCGATCTGTCGGAGAAATTAAACAGCTTTGAGAGTCTGTCTGAATATTCCGACGATCAGCCGGACGAAGCAGAGAGAG CCAAACTGGAGATCGCCACACAGTTGATTGCAGAGAATCTCGGGAGGAATTGGCGTAAGCTGGGCCGCAAACTGGGTTTTAGTGAAGTGAAGCTGGAGTCCATCTCCCTGAAGCATCCCACAGACCTGGAGGAGACGGTGATTGAGCTGCTGAAGGAGTGGAGAAAGAGTCGAGGAGCCCAGGCCCAGACAAAGGAGCTGATTGAAGCCCTGAGGGGTTGTCAGCACAACCTCACTGCTGATAAATTGGAGGACAGACTTGCAAATTCTGGATCTTGA
- the fadd gene encoding protein FADD isoform X1, which translates to MSSSQFNKILLDISNQLSPDELDKLKFLCRDVIGKKDLEKIDSGHRLFQVLGERCKLSADNTKLLSNLLDGIKRPDLSEKLNSFESLSEYSDDQPDEAERAKLEIATQLIAENLGRNWRKLGRKLGFSEVKLESISLKHPTDLEETVIELLKEWRKSRGAQAQTKELIEALRGCQHNLTADKLEDRLANSGS; encoded by the exons ATGAGCTCTTCACAGTTTAACAAAATCTTACTGGATATTTCCAATCAGCTGTCCCCGGACGAGCTGGACAAGCTGAAGTTTCTGTGTCGAGACGTGATCGGAAAAAAAGACCTGGAAAAGATCGACAGCGGACACAGACTGTTTCAGGTCCTGGGGGAGAGATGCAAACTGTCAGCCGACAACACGAAGCTTCTGTCCAACCTCCTCGACGGGATTAAACGACCCGATCTGTCGGAGAAATTAAACAGCTTTGAGAGTCTGTCTGAATATTCCGACGATCAGCCGGACGAAGCAGAGAGAG CCAAACTGGAGATCGCCACACAGTTGATTGCAGAGAATCTCGGGAGGAATTGGCGTAAGCTGGGCCGCAAACTGGGTTTTAGTGAAGTGAAGCTGGAGTCCATCTCCCTGAAGCATCCCACAGACCTGGAGGAGACGGTGATTGAGCTGCTGAAGGAGTGGAGAAAGAGTCGAGGAGCCCAGGCCCAGACAAAGGAGCTGATTGAAGCCCTGAGGGGTTGTCAGCACAACCTCACTGCTGATAAATTGGAGGACAGACTTGCAAATTCTGGATCTTGA